The following coding sequences lie in one Sorghum bicolor cultivar BTx623 chromosome 6, Sorghum_bicolor_NCBIv3, whole genome shotgun sequence genomic window:
- the LOC8075830 gene encoding uncharacterized protein LOC8075830: MDSTSFPATSTTAAATAATTAEPPAVVVAGPLPPAAASAACRHLPFYRFTASSSSPPPWLLLPASSSPSPTAATGAPPVSVTTTTSRAPTTTMAAQPAPPPGAGGDVDAAAAAAAAVVVAAEVEDRMDLLWEDFNEELARARVAGAGLQQARRELWSESGSSDAESSSEPAAARGCAPVLRPSSRAGGAVRHCRRRAGTWVMLMRIFRRLFVIEKTTVSASAARRHHAAATTRAS; the protein is encoded by the coding sequence ATGGACTCCACCAGCTTCCCTGCCACTTCGACGACAGCCGCAgcgacggcggcgacgacggccGAGCCGCCTGCTGTCGTCGTCGCAGGCCCActcccgccggcggcggcgtcggcggcgtgcCGCCACCTCCCGTTCTACCGGTTCacggcctcctcgtcgtcgccaCCACCCTGGTTGTTGTTGCCTGCTTCTTCCTCTCCTTCTCCTACCGCCGCCACCGGTGCGCCGCCGGTGAgtgtgacgacgacgacgagccgaGCGCCCACCACTACCATGGCAGCgcaaccagcgccgccgccgggcgcGGGGGGAGACGTcgacgctgctgctgctgctgctgcggcggtgGTGGTTGCGGCGGAGGTGGAAGACAGGATGGACCTGCTGTGGGAGGACTTCAACGAGGAGCTGGCGCGGGCCCGCGTCGCCGGCGCCGGGCTGCAGCAGGCGCGGCGCGAGCTGTGGTCGGAGTCGGGCTCGTCGGACGCGGAGTCGTCGTCGGAGCCCGCGGCGGCTCGCGGGTGCGCGCCGGTGCTGCGGCCCTCGTCCAGGGCCGGCGGCGCGGTCCGGcactgccgccgccgcgccgggaCGTGGGTGATGCTCATGAGGATCTTCAGGAGGCTCTTCGTCATCGAGAAGACCACCGTCTCCGCGTCCGCCGCCAGGCGGCACCACGCCGCTGCCACCACGAGGGCGAGCTGA
- the LOC8075831 gene encoding acyl-coenzyme A thioesterase 13, giving the protein MDPEAVRKSLEPTATAEKITGSTPARLHFYDPFVLSGVSIEAAEHGRLLCSFVVTPRLASPVGYLRSGVTATLADQLGSAVFFCSGLPSSGVSIEISVSFVDAAAVGEEIEVEGKLLRAGKSVGVVSVDFRKKKTGKLMAQARHTKYLVASSKL; this is encoded by the exons ATGGACCCGGAAGCGGTGCGGAAAAGCCTGGAGCCCACCGCAACCGCAGAGAAAATCACGGGCTCCACCCCTGCGCGGCTCCACTTCTACGACCCCTTCGTCCTCAGCGGCGTCAGCATCGAAGCCGCCGAGCACGGCCGCCTCCTCTGCTCCTTCGTCGTGACACCTCGCCTTGCG AGTCCCGTGGGGTACCTCCGCAGCGGGGTCACAGCGACGCTCGCCGACCAGCTGGGATCGGCCGTGTTCTTCTGCAGCGGGCTCCCCAGCAGCGGGGTCTCCATCGAGATCAGCGTCTCCTTTGTCGACGCGGCTGCAGTCGGG GAGGAAATAGAGGTTGAGGGGAAGTTGTTGCGTGCTGGAAAGTCAGTTGGTGTTGTCTCTGTCGATTTCAGGAAGAAAAAGACAGGAAAATTGATGGCACAGGCCCGTCATACAAAGTATCTTGTGGCATCAAGCAAATTGTGA
- the LOC8080314 gene encoding protein disulfide isomerase-like 1-2 yields the protein MAVSLVLPFTILLAAVLLSGPVLAEVETAVELGEVVLTLDASNFSEVVAKHQFIVVEFYAPWCGHCKQLAPEYEKAAAVLRNHDPPLVLAKVDAYDERNKEIKDKYQVHAYPTIKIIENGGKDVRGYGGPRDADGIVGYLKKQVGPASIELSSAEAAQSSIGDKGVVLVGVFPEFAGVEYENFMAVAEKKRSDYDFFHTSDASILPRGDQTIKGPVVRLFKPFDELFADSRDFDTDALEKFIDVSGFPAVVTFDADPTNHKFLERYYSTPSAKAMLFLNFSDDRVEAFKNQIQEAAKKFSANNISFLIGDVEAADRAFQYFGLKENDAPLLFVIAQGGKYLNPTIDPDQIIPWLKEYIYGNLTPYVKSEPIPKVNDQPVKVVVADSIDDVVFNSGKNVLLEFYAPWCGHCRKLAPILEEVAVSLQDDEDVVIAKMDGTANDIPTDLAVEGYPTIYFYSTTGDLYSYNGGRTAEDIISFIKKNKGPRAGAVDEVTQTDAGAVEEGTAPSSTSELPKDEL from the exons ATGGCTGTCTCCCTGGTGCTTCCGTTCACCATCCTCCTCGCTGCCGTTCTCCTCTCTGGTCCTGTCTTGGCTGAGGTGGAGACCGCCGTGGAGCTGGGCGAGGTGGTCCTGACGCTTGACGCCAGTAACTTCTCGGAGGTGGTGGCCAAGCACCAGTTCATCGTCGTCGAGTTCTACGCGCCATG GTGTGGCCACTGCAAGCAACTCGCTCCAGAG TACGAGAAGGCAGCTGCTGTTCTGAGGAATCACGACCCGCCGTTGGTGCTCGCCAAAGTGGACGCGTACGACGAGAGGAACAAGGAGATCAAGGACAAGTACCAGGTGCATGCGTACCCCACCATCAAGATCATAGAGAACGGAGGGAAGGATGTACGTGGCTATGGTGGTCCGAGGGACGCCGATGGCATTGTGGGGTACCTCAAGAAGCAGGTCGGCCCAGCTTCCATCGAGCTCAGTTCGGCGGAGGCTGCTCAGTCGTCCATCGGTGACAAGGGGGTGGTTCTT GTTGGAGTTTTCCCCGAGTTTGCTGGCGTGGAGTATGAGAATTTCATGGCCGTGGCAGAGAAAAAACGGTCAGACTATGATTTCTTTCACACGTCAGACGCAAGCATTCTGCCACGTGGTGATCAGACTATCAAGGGCCCTGTTGTTCGTCTCTTCAAACCATTTGACGAGCTCTTTGCTGATTCACGG GATTTTGATACGGATGCTCTTGAAAAATTCATTGACGTGTCTGGTTTCCCAGCAGTAGTTACATTCGATGCTGATCCAACCAACCATAAGTTTCTTGAGAGATACTACAGcactcctagtgccaaa GCAATGCTTTTCTTGAACTTCAGTGACGACAGAGTGGAGGCCTTCAAGAATCAGATTCAAGAAGCTGCCAAGAAATTCAGTGCTAATAACATAAGTTTTCTAATTGGTGATGTTGAAGCTGCTGACCGTGCCTTCCAG TACTTTGGGCTTAAAGAGAACGATGCGCCCCTCCTTTTTGTGATTGCACAGGGTGGGAAATATCTCAATCCAACTATTGACCCTGATCAAATCATCCCTTGGTTGAAGGAGTACATA TATGGAAACTTGACACCTTATGTTAAGTCAGAGCCAATCCCAAAGGTGAATGACCAACCTGTTAAGGTCGTTGTGGCTGACAGTATCGATGATGTCGTTTTCAACTCTGGCAAAAATG TACTGCTCGAGTTCTATGCACCTTGGTGTGGCCATTGCCGGAAGCTGGCCCCAATCTTGGAGGAAGTTGCAGTCTCATTACAAGACGACGAAGACGTCGTCATTGCAAAGATG GATGGCACTGCAAACGATATCCCTACCGACTTGGCGGTGGAGGGATATCCCACGATCTACTTCTACTCGACCACCGGTGACCTTTATTCCTACAATGGTGGAAGAACGGCCGAGGACATCATCAGTTTCATCAAGAAGAACAAGGGCCCCAGAGCTGGTGCCGTGGACGAAGTGACGCAGACGgatgctggtgctgtagaagagGGCACTGCACCTTCATCGACGTCAGAGCTTCCGAAAGACGAACTCTGA